Proteins encoded by one window of Anaerolineales bacterium:
- a CDS encoding sensor histidine kinase has protein sequence MSDSPQNTTDVWEKLGWLWNTLFYLAILISSIFMLTDDDLNAPLWVGLLLAAILILWHWLGLKVTFKGYSTWNQHIRPRFIVIMGDIVLWYVLLTISPAFYFVLFGFGLIFYLLPIPYAVFATLSVMTGVIYKQAADSGAGLRLTDPLIWIFGLTGVSAVAMGVWISAIVGQSTRRKDLINQLEQTQAELVASEHRSGILEERQRLAREIHDTLAQGFTSIVMHLEAADQALSDNPDTLKKHLDRARETARNSLDQARRVVHDLRPDLLEQFSLPDALKRVTDRWSETTDIKATTTITGDLIPLHPNIEVILLRAAQESLTNIHKHAHATSVQLTVSYMEDVIILDVKDNGIGLNNAPKSPLSGGYGLGAMKERVKQYGGSVEVESEPGEGTTVVVTIPLSD, from the coding sequence GTGAGCGACTCACCTCAAAACACGACGGATGTATGGGAAAAATTAGGTTGGCTATGGAATACACTGTTCTATCTAGCCATCCTAATCTCATCGATCTTTATGTTGACCGATGATGACCTGAATGCGCCGCTATGGGTGGGGTTACTGTTAGCGGCGATCCTGATCCTGTGGCACTGGCTTGGTCTAAAGGTAACGTTCAAAGGATATAGCACTTGGAACCAGCATATACGCCCACGATTTATAGTCATTATGGGCGATATCGTGCTTTGGTACGTGCTGCTTACAATCTCCCCTGCGTTTTATTTCGTCTTGTTTGGATTTGGACTGATCTTCTACCTTTTGCCGATCCCGTATGCTGTATTTGCTACGCTCAGCGTAATGACGGGGGTTATTTATAAGCAAGCTGCGGATAGTGGAGCAGGTCTAAGGTTAACTGACCCACTCATTTGGATCTTTGGGCTTACGGGTGTCAGCGCAGTTGCTATGGGGGTATGGATTTCAGCAATTGTTGGACAAAGCACCCGCCGCAAGGATTTAATCAATCAACTCGAACAGACTCAAGCCGAATTGGTCGCCTCCGAACACCGCAGCGGCATCCTAGAAGAACGACAACGCCTCGCCCGCGAAATTCACGACACACTCGCTCAGGGATTTACAAGTATTGTGATGCACTTAGAAGCTGCCGATCAAGCCCTTTCAGATAATCCAGATACGTTGAAGAAACATTTGGATCGCGCTAGGGAAACAGCACGAAACAGCTTAGACCAAGCGCGGCGTGTCGTACATGATTTGCGTCCAGACCTACTTGAACAGTTCTCATTGCCGGATGCCCTTAAGCGGGTTACGGATCGCTGGTCGGAGACAACCGATATAAAAGCCACCACCACCATCACAGGCGATCTTATCCCGCTACATCCTAATATCGAAGTCATTCTACTTCGGGCAGCACAGGAGAGCTTAACGAACATTCACAAACACGCGCACGCCACCAGCGTCCAGCTTACGGTCTCTTATATGGAGGATGTTATTATTCTGGATGTAAAAGATAATGGTATAGGGCTAAACAATGCCCCAAAGTCACCGCTATCAGGCGGCTACGGGCTAGGAGCAATGAAAGAGCGCGTGAAGCAGTATGGCGGTTCTGTGGAAGTCGAAAGTGAACCCGGAGAAGGCACCACAGTGGTTGTCACAATACCCCTATCGGATTGA
- a CDS encoding response regulator transcription factor, whose protein sequence is MDTIKILIADDHPVVREGLAGMLAGQPDFEVVGLAADGEAAVNLYTALQPDVVLMDLQLPKLDGVGAIHAIREANSEANILVLTTYDSDADIVRAIEAGATGYLLKDTPREDLFRAIRAVAAGDSVLAPTVANRVMSRLRTPTEEKLSAREIEVLELVAKGASNKEISKSMSISVATVKTHLIHIYGKLGVDDRTAAVTTALEQRIITLNR, encoded by the coding sequence ATGGATACCATAAAGATACTGATTGCAGATGACCATCCAGTCGTTCGTGAAGGCTTAGCGGGGATGCTTGCGGGGCAGCCCGATTTTGAGGTAGTCGGTTTGGCAGCAGATGGTGAGGCTGCGGTGAACCTCTATACAGCGCTTCAACCTGATGTTGTGCTGATGGATTTACAGCTTCCCAAGCTCGATGGTGTTGGTGCTATCCACGCTATTCGCGAGGCGAATTCCGAGGCGAATATTCTTGTCCTCACGACCTATGATTCGGATGCCGATATTGTCCGTGCCATTGAAGCTGGCGCTACTGGCTATTTACTTAAGGACACTCCCCGAGAGGACTTGTTTCGTGCTATACGTGCCGTAGCCGCTGGCGATTCTGTACTCGCACCGACAGTGGCTAACCGTGTTATGTCCCGGCTGCGCACCCCGACAGAAGAGAAGCTGAGCGCACGTGAGATTGAAGTGTTGGAATTGGTAGCAAAGGGCGCAAGCAACAAAGAAATCAGCAAATCAATGAGCATTAGTGTCGCCACTGTCAAAACGCATCTTATCCATATTTATGGCAAATTAGGCGTGGATGATCGCACCGCTGCGGTCACAACCGCACTTGAGCAACGTATCATTACCTTGAATCGGTGA
- a CDS encoding class I SAM-dependent methyltransferase, translating into MRSPMPLETPACPLCGTADYVTVVHTLSVRDPRPAVSATYPLQLVRCQRCTMVYLSPRPIQAVMGWFYPEETYHAHQTSRGIKGAISAWRTHGAAKAILRGVSGTAHVLEVGCGRGELLAALRQRGALVMGIEPGRGAAAAALEQGLDVHLGTVETVPLPRATFDRIIMKYALEHVPDPLNTLRRLAAALKPNGTITLWLPNADSWEAHFFGADWRGYDPPRHLTIFTPATIEQCCLEAGLRVTALTYSPVPNDWAGSARIRQTSERPPWSGAMGSAAGLALWFPLSLLAAFMRRAGRMRVVCSHSA; encoded by the coding sequence GTGCGTAGCCCGATGCCGCTTGAGACGCCCGCTTGCCCGCTCTGTGGAACGGCGGACTATGTGACGGTGGTACACACCCTCTCCGTGCGTGATCCACGCCCCGCCGTGAGCGCCACCTACCCTTTACAGCTTGTTCGCTGCCAACGCTGTACGATGGTTTACCTCTCGCCACGCCCCATCCAAGCGGTAATGGGTTGGTTCTATCCTGAGGAAACCTACCATGCCCACCAGACTTCGAGGGGCATCAAAGGGGCGATCAGCGCATGGCGCACACACGGGGCGGCAAAAGCCATCTTACGTGGGGTATCCGGCACTGCCCATGTGTTAGAGGTGGGCTGTGGACGAGGTGAACTGCTTGCTGCGCTCCGCCAAAGAGGAGCGCTAGTTATGGGCATTGAGCCTGGGCGTGGGGCAGCCGCAGCCGCCCTTGAGCAAGGGTTGGATGTTCATCTAGGGACGGTGGAAACTGTCCCTCTCCCCCGCGCCACATTTGACCGGATCATCATGAAATATGCCCTCGAACATGTCCCCGATCCGCTTAATACATTGCGCCGCTTGGCCGCGGCATTGAAGCCCAACGGGACGATTACCTTGTGGCTGCCGAACGCTGATTCATGGGAGGCTCATTTTTTTGGGGCAGATTGGCGAGGCTATGACCCACCGCGCCACCTGACGATCTTCACCCCAGCAACAATCGAACAATGCTGCTTAGAGGCGGGGTTGCGTGTTACAGCGCTTACCTACAGCCCTGTCCCTAACGATTGGGCGGGGAGTGCGCGAATTCGTCAGACGAGCGAGCGTCCGCCCTGGTCGGGGGCGATGGGAAGTGCAGCGGGGTTGGCACTCTGGTTTCCGCTCAGCCTCTTGGCGGCATTCATGCGCCGCGCTGGTCGGATGCGCGTTGTGTGCAGCCACTCCGCTTAA
- the minE gene encoding cell division topological specificity factor MinE, with the protein MPGFWERLLGRRNQGSAQTAKERLQLVLVTDRADLTPEQLQEMKEEILAVISKYVKIARDKVEINLEQRQRDNWLVADIPLLRGTTKKLQDDDSDDA; encoded by the coding sequence ATGCCGGGATTTTGGGAACGTCTGCTCGGACGGCGCAATCAGGGAAGTGCGCAGACGGCGAAAGAACGGTTGCAGCTTGTTCTTGTCACGGATCGTGCCGACCTGACACCAGAGCAACTGCAAGAGATGAAAGAAGAAATCCTTGCCGTCATCTCCAAATATGTGAAGATCGCCCGCGACAAGGTGGAGATTAACCTTGAGCAGCGCCAGCGCGATAATTGGTTGGTGGCGGATATTCCTCTGCTGCGGGGGACGACGAAAAAATTACAGGACGATGACTCCGACGATGCCTGA
- the minD gene encoding septum site-determining protein MinD, with product MARVITITSGKGGVGKTTVTANLSAALVGLNQRVICIDADIGLRNLDLILGVENRIRHDLVDVVEGRVQLPQAIIRHKVFPNLSVIPAAQDRDKTAVSPTQMVGIVRDLEALREEDANMEMARPRYDFILIDSPAGIERGFKNAVTPAREVLVVTNPEVSAVRDADRVIGLLEAIEPKPPQIRLIINRAKQEMMRRGEMLSEDDVRDMLSIDLIGIVPDDENVLIAGNKGTPDLTSKAGAAFQQIARRLMGESIPLHGGRSGAAQGGFLRRLSKLFSGQ from the coding sequence GTGGCGCGTGTCATTACAATCACCAGTGGCAAAGGGGGCGTGGGAAAAACCACCGTCACCGCCAATCTATCGGCGGCGCTGGTTGGGCTGAACCAGCGCGTTATCTGCATTGATGCCGATATTGGCTTGCGCAACCTTGACCTCATTTTGGGCGTGGAAAACCGCATCCGCCACGATCTGGTCGATGTGGTCGAAGGGCGTGTCCAATTGCCTCAAGCGATCATCCGGCACAAGGTATTCCCCAACCTCTCGGTGATTCCGGCGGCACAAGACCGTGATAAGACGGCGGTCAGTCCCACACAGATGGTGGGCATCGTCCGCGACCTTGAGGCGCTGCGCGAGGAGGATGCCAATATGGAGATGGCGCGTCCTCGGTACGATTTCATCCTGATCGACAGTCCGGCGGGGATCGAACGCGGCTTCAAGAACGCCGTGACTCCTGCTCGTGAAGTCTTGGTGGTGACGAATCCTGAAGTCTCCGCTGTTCGGGATGCGGATCGGGTCATCGGGTTGTTGGAGGCAATTGAGCCAAAGCCGCCCCAAATACGGTTGATTATCAATCGCGCAAAACAAGAGATGATGCGCCGAGGGGAGATGCTCTCTGAAGACGATGTGCGCGATATGCTCTCCATTGATCTAATTGGGATCGTCCCTGATGATGAGAATGTCTTGATCGCTGGCAACAAGGGTACACCTGACCTGACATCGAAAGCCGGTGCAGCCTTTCAGCAGATTGCCCGCCGCTTGATGGGCGAATCGATTCCCCTTCATGGGGGACGTAGTGGGGCAGCACAGGGCGGCTTTCTGCGGCGCCTCTCCAAGCTGTTCAGCGGTCAGTAG
- the minC gene encoding septum site-determining protein MinC, with protein sequence MSARDDAIAIKGIREGLLITLTSDESWDALADRLLARIDENQGFFKGARVALDLGGRPVLPHEMERIKLGLQRREITVWAIISSSGTTQKTAREMRLETALVAASEGLEAPEVSSEVHGAAGMFLNQTLRNGRTVRFEGHVTVFGDVNPGAEIIAGGNVIVWGRIRGLVHAGALGDETAFVCALDLAPTQLRIAGYITVSPPEKRRRPRPEIALVRGGRIIAESWEG encoded by the coding sequence ATGTCAGCACGCGACGACGCCATTGCCATCAAAGGAATTCGGGAGGGGTTGCTGATCACGCTCACCTCTGATGAATCATGGGATGCGTTGGCAGATCGGTTACTGGCTCGGATTGATGAAAATCAGGGCTTTTTTAAGGGAGCGCGAGTCGCCCTTGATCTTGGTGGACGCCCGGTGCTGCCCCACGAGATGGAGCGCATCAAGCTAGGCTTACAGCGGCGCGAGATCACCGTTTGGGCAATCATCAGCAGCAGCGGGACGACGCAAAAGACCGCCCGTGAAATGCGTCTAGAGACCGCCTTGGTCGCTGCCTCCGAGGGGTTGGAAGCGCCAGAAGTCAGTTCGGAAGTGCATGGCGCAGCGGGGATGTTCCTCAATCAAACACTTCGCAATGGGCGGACAGTGCGCTTTGAAGGGCATGTAACTGTGTTTGGTGATGTGAACCCCGGCGCAGAGATTATCGCTGGTGGGAACGTCATTGTCTGGGGGCGAATTCGTGGTTTGGTTCATGCCGGGGCGCTTGGCGATGAAACGGCGTTTGTGTGCGCCCTTGACCTTGCCCCAACACAGTTACGGATAGCGGGATACATCACCGTCTCGCCGCCCGAAAAACGCCGTCGCCCGCGCCCAGAGATTGCCCTTGTGCGGGGGGGGCGGATCATTGCTGAGTCGTGGGAAGGTTAG
- a CDS encoding PAS domain S-box protein, which translates to MSSTPSLDALDDLRQQVQQYRDEQTVLTEISIRLARGGALDALLPDCAAAAWRGLNAEGVRLLLNDGTAHTAGSGAAGMATYDRVIGAAINGDMLEVTDKNAPTPELSHVVQSYPTVLAFPLMAHGERYGTLWAAYGKTHPITPAERSFGLILSAHIAVAIANARAFEAARRGRGQVAAILASSVDPMMVCTLDGMITLLNPAAEQAFGISASEVMGKHIDSVIKDAEPLVNLLKGSGAESIEWSSSTERFFAPRVSEVRDDGGMTGRVLVLRDITRYVRLRENQADFASTISHDMRLPLTSMRGWLDMLPMAGALNERQSGMIEKIYSGILHISDLVEKIHDASRFDPEGNYVLSREPMDIAQMVTDTANTHRQPAEQKKLTFTLDVAPDLPVLMLDEGMKRAVSNLIDNAIKYTPEGGTVTISAKLADGKVAISVKDSGLGISAEHQTKLFERFSRVRRKEFERIKGSGLGLYNVKRIAQRHYGDATLKSAEGKGSEFTIIIPLEGENLIGAR; encoded by the coding sequence ATGAGCAGCACACCATCCCTTGATGCGCTTGACGATCTGCGCCAACAAGTGCAGCAGTACCGTGACGAGCAAACCGTGTTGACCGAGATCAGCATCCGCCTTGCACGCGGCGGGGCATTGGATGCCCTTTTGCCCGATTGTGCGGCGGCAGCTTGGCGCGGCTTAAATGCCGAAGGAGTCCGTCTTTTGCTCAATGACGGAACAGCACACACAGCCGGAAGCGGTGCGGCGGGCATGGCAACCTATGATCGTGTTATAGGGGCAGCCATCAACGGCGACATGTTAGAGGTTACGGACAAAAACGCCCCCACCCCCGAATTGAGCCACGTTGTGCAAAGCTATCCAACGGTGCTTGCCTTTCCGCTGATGGCACATGGGGAACGCTATGGAACACTTTGGGCTGCCTATGGAAAAACACATCCAATCACCCCCGCAGAACGCTCCTTCGGCTTGATCCTGAGCGCCCATATTGCTGTTGCTATTGCCAACGCTCGTGCCTTTGAAGCAGCACGGCGCGGGCGTGGGCAAGTGGCTGCTATTCTTGCCAGCAGCGTTGACCCAATGATGGTTTGTACCTTAGACGGCATGATCACCCTTCTGAATCCGGCGGCAGAACAGGCATTTGGGATCAGCGCCTCAGAAGTCATGGGGAAACACATCGACAGCGTGATCAAAGACGCCGAGCCACTCGTCAATTTGCTCAAAGGCAGTGGCGCAGAGAGTATTGAATGGAGCAGCAGCACCGAACGGTTCTTTGCCCCGCGTGTTTCCGAGGTGCGCGATGACGGCGGCATGACTGGACGTGTCCTCGTTTTGCGCGACATCACACGGTATGTTCGTCTGCGCGAAAACCAAGCCGATTTCGCCAGTACCATTTCCCATGATATGCGCCTCCCGCTCACCTCGATGCGCGGTTGGCTAGATATGCTCCCTATGGCAGGGGCATTAAACGAACGGCAATCGGGGATGATTGAGAAGATTTACAGCGGCATTCTGCATATCAGCGATCTTGTGGAGAAAATTCACGATGCCAGCCGCTTCGATCCCGAAGGGAACTACGTCCTCAGCCGCGAGCCGATGGACATTGCCCAGATGGTGACGGATACCGCCAACACACACCGCCAGCCCGCCGAACAGAAAAAGCTCACCTTTACGCTGGATGTCGCCCCCGATCTTCCCGTTTTGATGCTGGATGAAGGGATGAAACGCGCCGTCAGCAACCTGATCGACAATGCCATTAAATACACCCCCGAAGGTGGCACAGTGACGATCAGTGCGAAACTTGCCGATGGAAAAGTAGCCATCAGCGTCAAAGATAGCGGTTTGGGTATTTCTGCCGAACATCAAACAAAGCTCTTTGAGCGGTTTTCCCGCGTCCGGCGTAAGGAATTCGAGCGCATCAAGGGTAGCGGTTTAGGGTTGTACAATGTCAAACGCATTGCCCAACGGCATTACGGAGACGCCACGCTGAAAAGCGCCGAGGGGAAAGGCAGCGAGTTCACGATCATCATCCCTCTTGAAGGTGAGAACCTGATCGGGGCAAGGTAG
- the mutL gene encoding DNA mismatch repair endonuclease MutL — protein MPIRVLSEIVAAQIAAGEVVERPASVVKELIENALDAGARTIRVEIEGGGRRLIRITDDGSGIPADEIETAFIRHATSKLQTIDDLDSIHTLGFRGEALASIAAVAHLTALSRTMTASAGARLKIEGGMIAERGAAGAPVGTVITVEHLFYNTPARLKFLKADSTERRHIDTILARYAMAYPNVRFTLSQDGRVSFTTSGNGDLADVLVEALGLEIMRDMVAVSPLPPPRPDLPEIAVYGYTSLPHLNRNTRGHITLFVNGRSIQDSSLTYATAQAYHTLMPADRYPISVLLITLDPSEVDVNVHPTKAEVRFRSPDAVFGAVQRAVRRVVISRATVPTYGGVSPTDAEGIDTPAPWRTASEGMSTPSGATSNTPEQLDFEFPSYSAGRYATQITPPRAKTEYEPLREEDMPPADLPRRTLPPMRVIGQLAATYILAEGPAALYLVDQHAAHERILYEQYMREFQSRQMVTQQTLEGITVQLTPASARLAEEYAASLNAVGFALEPFGGTTYRIRAIPAALARTDPVEAVIAVLGDLERGLPPGEREIEGQIVKKACKAGAIKAGQVLSFEEMGTLMRLLERCEHPRTCPHGRPTMILLTSDQLAKEFGRT, from the coding sequence ATGCCTATTCGCGTTCTCTCTGAGATTGTTGCTGCCCAGATTGCGGCGGGAGAGGTGGTTGAACGCCCCGCTTCCGTCGTTAAGGAATTGATCGAAAACGCCCTCGATGCTGGCGCACGCACCATCCGTGTGGAGATCGAAGGGGGCGGACGGCGGCTGATCCGCATCACCGATGACGGATCGGGTATTCCCGCTGATGAGATTGAAACCGCCTTCATCCGCCACGCCACCAGCAAACTCCAAACCATTGACGACCTCGATTCGATCCACACCCTCGGTTTTCGCGGGGAGGCATTGGCAAGCATTGCCGCCGTCGCCCATCTCACGGCGCTTTCGCGCACTATGACGGCGAGTGCCGGGGCGCGGCTGAAGATCGAAGGGGGGATGATCGCTGAGCGCGGCGCGGCGGGCGCACCTGTTGGCACGGTGATCACCGTTGAACATCTCTTTTACAACACGCCCGCTCGTCTCAAATTTTTGAAGGCGGATTCCACCGAACGCCGCCACATCGATACAATCCTTGCCCGCTACGCAATGGCGTACCCCAATGTTCGCTTCACTTTGTCCCAAGATGGGCGCGTCAGCTTTACCACGTCGGGAAACGGTGATCTTGCTGATGTCTTGGTGGAGGCATTGGGCTTGGAGATCATGCGCGATATGGTCGCTGTCTCACCCTTGCCGCCCCCCCGTCCCGATCTCCCAGAGATCGCCGTCTACGGGTACACCAGCCTTCCGCACCTTAACCGCAACACGCGGGGGCATATCACGCTCTTTGTCAACGGGCGCAGCATCCAAGACAGCAGCCTGACCTATGCCACTGCCCAAGCCTATCACACGCTGATGCCTGCGGATCGCTACCCGATCAGTGTCCTCTTGATCACCCTCGATCCCTCCGAGGTTGATGTGAACGTTCATCCGACGAAAGCCGAAGTGCGCTTTCGCTCCCCGGATGCAGTCTTTGGGGCGGTACAGCGTGCTGTTCGCCGTGTTGTGATCAGCCGTGCCACCGTTCCCACCTATGGCGGCGTGTCTCCCACCGACGCGGAGGGAATCGATACCCCTGCCCCATGGCGAACCGCCTCAGAAGGGATGTCTACCCCATCTGGGGCGACAAGCAACACCCCCGAACAGCTTGATTTTGAGTTTCCTTCCTACAGCGCCGGACGGTACGCCACACAGATCACCCCGCCCCGCGCAAAGACCGAGTACGAACCGCTCCGCGAGGAGGACATGCCGCCCGCTGACCTCCCCCGCCGGACGCTGCCGCCGATGCGCGTGATCGGACAGTTGGCGGCAACGTACATCCTCGCGGAGGGTCCCGCCGCCCTTTATCTTGTTGATCAGCACGCCGCGCACGAACGTATCCTCTATGAACAGTACATGCGTGAATTCCAAAGCCGTCAGATGGTGACGCAGCAGACCTTAGAGGGAATCACTGTCCAGTTGACGCCAGCATCGGCTCGCTTAGCGGAGGAATATGCCGCTTCTCTCAACGCGGTGGGCTTTGCCCTTGAGCCGTTTGGGGGGACCACCTATCGGATACGCGCCATTCCTGCTGCCCTTGCCCGCACCGATCCTGTCGAAGCCGTGATCGCCGTCTTGGGCGACTTGGAGCGCGGACTTCCCCCCGGAGAGCGCGAAATTGAAGGGCAAATTGTCAAAAAGGCGTGCAAGGCGGGGGCGATTAAAGCCGGACAAGTCCTCAGCTTTGAGGAGATGGGAACGCTCATGCGCCTTTTGGAGCGCTGCGAACACCCCCGCACCTGCCCACACGGACGTCCGACGATGATCCTACTCACCTCGGATCAATTGGCAAAGGAATTTGGGCGTACATAG
- the ggt gene encoding gamma-glutamyltransferase has product MSFDFNSRRSMVVGRRGMVSTSNPLAANAGVMILRAGGNAADAAIAAAAVLAVTEPASTGIGGDCFALYYEAKTRQITALNGSGRAPRALTLDFMGREGFTAMPIHHPHAVSVPGTVAGWADLLARYGRMTLREVLAEAIHHAAAGYPVHPVFAASWGGVAEGLLKRGHGTAAYLPNGRAPRAGEIIRLPDLAKTLRIIAEGGAAAFYEGEPAQAIAKTLEALGGVMAVDDLRDHRSTWETPIQTTYRGITVWECPPNGQGLAALEALNILEGYDLAALAADSPERLHLMIEAMRIAFADTRHYVADPATNPAPLEYLLSKDYAAQRRVAIRPDRAMQPPSYGAPPTSSDTVYLTVVDGEGNACSFINSLYMGFGSGIVAEGTGVFLQNRAALFSLDPDHPNALAPGKRPYHTIIPGMATRDGALWASFGVMGGFMQPQGHVQVIAAMVDDDLNPQEALNRPRFCLMDGTAESVIALEEGLPVSAMAQLAALGHPIRPVSGQGRGLFGSGDIIRRDPESGVLFGGCDPRKDGTVAAF; this is encoded by the coding sequence ATGTCCTTTGATTTCAACAGCCGCCGTTCGATGGTCGTTGGGCGGCGGGGGATGGTCTCTACCAGCAACCCTCTTGCCGCCAACGCCGGGGTGATGATCTTGCGGGCGGGGGGGAATGCCGCCGATGCTGCCATTGCCGCCGCCGCTGTCCTCGCTGTGACTGAACCTGCCTCAACGGGCATCGGGGGGGATTGCTTCGCCCTTTATTACGAGGCGAAAACCCGTCAGATCACTGCCCTGAATGGAAGTGGACGCGCCCCTCGCGCCCTAACCCTTGATTTCATGGGGAGAGAGGGGTTTACGGCAATGCCAATTCATCATCCCCATGCGGTCAGCGTGCCGGGGACGGTGGCGGGGTGGGCTGATCTCTTGGCACGGTACGGGCGGATGACCCTCCGCGAGGTCTTGGCGGAGGCGATTCATCACGCGGCGGCAGGCTACCCTGTACATCCCGTCTTTGCCGCCTCGTGGGGAGGGGTGGCAGAAGGGTTGCTGAAAAGAGGGCATGGCACGGCGGCATACCTCCCGAACGGACGCGCCCCCCGCGCCGGGGAGATCATCCGCCTGCCCGATTTGGCAAAGACGCTGCGGATAATTGCGGAAGGTGGTGCGGCGGCATTTTACGAGGGGGAGCCCGCCCAAGCTATCGCCAAAACGCTGGAGGCGCTTGGCGGGGTGATGGCGGTGGACGATTTACGCGATCACCGCTCCACATGGGAAACACCCATTCAGACTACCTATCGCGGGATCACCGTGTGGGAATGTCCACCGAATGGGCAAGGGTTAGCCGCATTAGAGGCACTCAATATCCTTGAGGGGTACGATCTGGCTGCCCTTGCCGCAGATTCCCCAGAGCGGCTGCACCTCATGATTGAGGCAATGCGCATCGCCTTTGCCGATACCCGCCACTACGTTGCTGATCCAGCGACAAACCCCGCCCCGCTCGAATATTTGCTCTCCAAAGACTATGCGGCGCAGCGCCGTGTGGCGATTCGCCCAGATCGGGCAATGCAGCCGCCCAGTTATGGGGCACCGCCGACTTCCTCCGATACGGTATATCTGACAGTGGTTGATGGAGAGGGGAATGCTTGCTCGTTCATCAACAGCCTGTACATGGGGTTTGGCTCAGGGATCGTCGCTGAGGGGACGGGCGTTTTCTTGCAAAATCGGGCGGCGCTTTTCAGTCTTGATCCCGACCATCCCAATGCTCTTGCGCCGGGGAAGCGCCCCTATCACACGATCATTCCAGGGATGGCGACGCGGGATGGTGCGCTTTGGGCAAGTTTCGGGGTGATGGGTGGATTCATGCAGCCACAGGGGCATGTCCAAGTCATTGCCGCGATGGTCGATGACGACCTAAATCCGCAAGAGGCGCTGAACCGCCCCCGTTTCTGTCTGATGGATGGGACGGCAGAGAGTGTGATTGCGCTGGAAGAAGGGCTTCCCGTCTCGGCAATGGCGCAACTAGCGGCGCTTGGTCACCCGATCCGCCCGGTGAGTGGTCAGGGGCGCGGTCTCTTTGGGAGTGGTGATATTATCCGCCGCGATCCAGAGTCGGGCGTATTGTTCGGCGGCTGCGATCCGCGTAAGGATGGGACGGTGGCAGCGTTTTAG